In Anomalospiza imberbis isolate Cuckoo-Finch-1a 21T00152 chromosome 10, ASM3175350v1, whole genome shotgun sequence, the DNA window CAATAGAAAGAGATTTTCCTATTGCAAGGAAATCATTATTGTACCTAAGTGTCTCTTGTTATCAGTAGTTTGAGTTGTACACTTACCTGCAGTAGAACATTTAGTCCTGAAACACATGAATGGCCTTTTCCTACAGTACTTGTTTTAACTGAGCACGATAAAAATGTCATATTTCATCAAAACCTGTGGATTTTGCAAAGGATCCCCTTTCGTGACACAAAAGAATTTAAAGCAGCAAAGCTCAAGTCCCACTTAGGCAGTGCTATTAAATGAGTATGGAAATCTTGGAGACTATCCCAAGGCTTTTCTTAGGAGGAGGAGGGAATATAATAGAGCTGTTCCCACATAGCTGCTGTTTATGAGTATTCCTAGACAAGGAAACAGTATTGTCAGTAGGCAAAGGACTGCATTCATTGCTCCTGTGGATTTGATTGGCATGCAGCTATACTACACAGTAATTAAAAATTGGCAAAAATCTGCATTATCCAACTTCTGTTGAGTTGTGCTTGTGATTTAGCTCTATAGTTACTCAAAGCTTCATACACAGTTCAGGAAACTCTTGAGAAGTTGGCAGATGGGTTTGTCCTTTTTGCTGTATCTAGAGTAATGCAACTCCATTTGCTCCAGCCCTTGAGCTGCTGAGCAGACCTGGGCAGCTCAGATTTTGCGATGTTTGTAATGTTGGTCGTGCAGGGAGCCCTTTGCCAAACGTTCTTGGTTTTGAATCCTGGCCCAAGAATGTCAGAGCATGACACACAGTCGGTGTGCTTGGCTATACATAGCAGTAGCCTGTTTACAGCAAGGCAGGGTTAAAATTAGGTGTGTAGGAAGGCACAGACCAAGCTCCTGGTACCCACTCTCTGCTGCCATATGTGCCTCACCTCTTGGCCATGCAGTTTCTCTGGCCAGTGGCTGAGCACCAGAAATCACTGAAGGCTGCTTTGCAGCCTGCCTGGGTGTAGGTTCTTGACATGTATGCAGTTTATTCCTGTGGCTAAAGTGTTTGCACAATTAGAAAAGTGTACTTTTAAATCACTAATCTGTGAATTCCTTCCTTACAGCAGACATTCCAAGGGTCATCTGGGGCTTTGTACATACACTGGATTCAGACTGTTCCTTGAAACTCAGAACCTTTGTGTTGCTGCAGTTGGATAAGAGCTGATGGTCACTGTGGCTCCATACATGCTGCACAGAAATTGGACACAGCCTTGATTCTGTGTCTGCTTGTCCTGCCTGACCAGGAGCTTGTATCCTTGAAACAATGTTGGCTTGTGCAAATATGAGCAATGCTTAGGCCTGGCTCAGGATGGTACGAGGCAGAGACTGTTTTAAATAAGCAAGGTTGTGCTAATTTGGAAGGAAAAGGCCACTGCCATGAGGTGGCAATACCATTATTGCAGGGGGGCACCAGGGATGAGGAGTGATAAAGTAGCAGAAACCTGGAAAAACATGCAAAGGGATCCTTGCCTGCCCTCCTGGATCTGAACTCAGTAAAATTAGAAGCACAGTAGATGTTAAAAATCTTACGGGAATTTTTAGTTTCTTGGAATTGCAATTcttctaattaaaataaacaggaaaCAGCAAGGTAAAAACTCAGGGAACATATTTTTatggagaagaggagaagagagaacAAGACTGTCTCCTCCTCAAAACCGAGCACATGTTACAAAAACACTATCATGAGGGGTTGTATTTAGTCAAGAAACTACAGCTAGTGATTGAAGTGAGATTTAGTCGTGTTTCAGGCAAAAAAATCTCCTCTATGTTTTAAATGTAGCAGCTACCAAAATTGCCATAATGGTAGAATTTCGAAAAGAATTTACAAACCAAGATGCCATTAAGGAAATCGCATGTGAGTTCCACAAAATGTAACTACATTGATACTAATCTCATGGCAGCACAAATGTGCCAAATTCCTAAACAATGGTATTCCAATCCAAAGGGCCTAAAAGTAGACCCTGTACTGGAATGGGAAAGTGCTAGGTAATCACTTTGCTGCCTCTCTGAGAATTACCTCACACAGGAGCCTTTGTTTTTAATGCAGGCACCATTATAATGAAGCACTCAGAGCATTCAAGTCCAAGGAGGAGTTCACAAGAAACAAACATGCCACAGAAAGCTCTACGGGGGACTCCCTTTCTTGCCAGCAACCAGGTTGGTTCATGACTGCAAACATGATGCTGTGTTTAGCATCAAAAACTGTGCAGCTTTACCAGATTAGTAGTGAGAAAATTGAACATAGTAGCTGGTCAGTTTTGACAGTTGGAGCTGCATGGCAAAACCAAGCCATGCCAAATGCCAACATAACTGCTTGGGCAGTTGTTCTGGAATAGCTCCCACACAGATAAGACACCCTGGAGTTGTATTAATTCTTGATTTTATAAGCAACTCTAGCTCTGTCAGAAATGTATGTTGTGGCCCTGCTTTTTTTGAAAAGTACAGAatacattaataaaaaatatgaaaaatacagGGATTGCTTAGACTTCTACTTCTAGTGTTAGACAATGGACAAAGTGTATGGATAGCACAGAAGTGATGCTGCCATGTTGATGTTTGCTGTCCAGAAAAGCTCCTGTTGGCAGTAGAGGCACGGCAGGCTCTGGAAACAATGTCAGTTTTCAGTTCCCTATCTAATCATCTTCCCTAGCCCTATGGCTTGCCAGGATGCTGCTGGATTTCTGATACATTGCCTTTTTCCTCTAGTCTTGTAGCATCTCTTGGACATGAATAATACATTTCCCTTGTTCCTGGTTCTTGAGGAGTTGTATCTTTACAGTTGGTGGAGGAAAGAAGTCACACTTTTGACACATCACCACTGGAATGTTTCTTACATTCTGAATCTCTCCTTTAAGGTGTTTCTGGAAGACTTGCAGATGTGCTAACCATCAAATAAGTGTAAAGTGAAGGCAAATCACCATCTTTCCCCTTCATTTCATGTGAATAGAAGGCTGTGAAACTACCTGGTCAATGTTTGTACAATGCTCAGGTGGAATAATGATGAGTGCTGTGGAAGAACTTTGAGGAAAGAGTTCTGTGCTGGGGCTTAGGCAGGGAACAGCAAAAATAGAGACAATAAAGAACAGCAGGGCAGGATGGTGTGGTGTAGCCAGCTTCAACCAAGTCTAATCTTTCTGCTAAAGTATTTCTCTTTATTTGCTTCTTCCACTTTTTGGATTGCTTGAGTGGAGTAAAAATTCTCCTTTAACTGTGTACAGATAATATTCAATATGCTTTGAATAATGATTAAGTAGGTGATAAAGTAGTTGTGACCAGACACATAAAAACCTAAACTGAATTTTTCTGGCAACCTTCTGAAAAAAAGCCTGGAGTAAAGgtaaatgattaaaaaataaattaaaaaaaaatctaaaaaaatctAAAGTGGTGagttaaaactgattttaagtATATGCTTCCTAGAAGACTGAGAAAGGATAAGACATCTGttatttccttttgtctttCCAGTTCTACCAGAATTAAAGCTGCTCTGTGGAGCTGATTTTCTACAGACATTTAAGACACCCAATCTCTGGAAGGAAGAAGACATCAAAGAAATAGTGGGAAAGTTTGGTTTGGTCTGCATTAGCCGGGCTGGCTCTGATCCATCTCAGTTCATCCAGGAATCAGACCTTTTATCCAAATTTCAGCACAATATTTTTCTAGTGAGAGAGTGGATCCAGAATGAAGTCAGTGCGACGCAGATCCGCTCTGCCCTGTGCAGAGGGCTGAGTGTGAAATATCTCATCCCAGACTCTGTCATTGCCTACATTGCACAGCACAATGTCTACACAGCGGAGAGCGAGCGCAGGAACGAGGGgcacctgctgcagcctctcAGGCTGCAAAACACAACAATAAACCCTCTGAGGGACTGATTTCTGCACTGGGTGCCGTGTCAGACCAGGACCTTTGTCATGTAGATTTCTTGAGAAAGTTGTTTCTTATTAATAATGAAGGGAATGTCCAAAATTTCTTGAAATCATGTGGTGTTTTAAGTTCATGAATCTGTGTGAGGTAGTGTTCAAGAAAATTGGGATGCTCAGCTGTATAGCTTAAAATACACACTGAACAGCTTCcttgtgaaaataaaagaaaggagaTCTTCACAATAAATATTCTTAGCATTTCAATAATTTCAGTAAGTCAATAAATATGACTTAAGGGTCAAATATAGTATTTCCTTAACTGGTAATTCTGCAGTCCTTACTGTTCTAAACCAGCAAAATACAATGAACCATAACTTGAGAGAGAGATATATGTTTAACTGTGTATTACTTCTAAACTTTGACTTTATAAGACCCTGAATagcttttttgatttttggtgATTTGGCCAAGATGTGGAAATCAATCTTTCTTTCATGCAAGCACTTAAAAATGCACGTGCTACTTCTGCCAATTCTGAGGCTCCGGGTTCTCAAAAGACAGGCAGTCCTCCTCCCCACATTTAAAGCAGtgttttggtttgaaaagacaggtgtctgctaaggaaggcaggagacgCCCTTGGAATGGGAAATGTAAATCCGCTCCCTCCGCATtattataaatttaaaattaaggggctctcacgcaaagatatgggaatagcaataacagttctttactagtgtgtataaataataaattaaaaaaacccaaaaacctaCAACTTATTagggaaatgaaaataaaatgtagtaGTACGAaaacactgccagagtcagaacaggccctggcaccctgtgggtcagggaggtggcagcagtcccatcccatggtggctcagccctcctgcagtgccagctgtggctctgctggagcagggatcctggacaagggtggagttttcctctgaagctccagggctggtggagatgggcctgggcttcctctgggaatgcagtggggaagaaagctgctcctctgggaatgcagtggggaagaaagctgctcctctgggaatgcagtgggcaaaggctgctgtggggttccaaggtcagattgtatccaggtaggaatgcttggctcctcccctgggtggagcatctccccatgggatgaggTAGTGATATCAGACCTTTTATCTAAAAGTGACACTGCAGTGACATTCAGTGGCCCATTAATagaagatatttcccagagAGGGAACTggtcatggaagagataaagaaaactgccccaccTGGTTTTAACAAATAGTTATAGAATACACACGTCAGGTTACATCGCGCATTGCAACCTAAGATAAGggggtttcttttcttctccgTTCCAGAGTCTTCTCAAGAGCAAGCAATTGCCAAAGCCCCAGAGGAGATCAAATATCCAGTAGGGGCTTCAGTTGTACCACATGCAAACATCTGAGAGGCTCAGTACTTGAGTTCTGATGTCAGTGGGGAAAATCCACGCTCCTCTCTGCTGGTTGCCTGTTAATGCTGATTGAGTGTCTCTCATTTCTGACAGGAGTCACTTTCAGAGAATACAGAACTCTATAAACTGCTCCCTCTGTGTTTCAGAGCTCCTCAACTGAAAGCATTCATGCAGCAGTGCTGTAGCATTTATCACTGTACAGAGTAACCACTGCTTCCTAATACAAGTTTCCACCTAACTGGTCCTTCTGAGCCCCCAGCTGCCCAAGCAGCTTCCACTGGTGGTGTGGGAGGAGGGATTGTAGGAGAATAGAgatagtgctgaaggcaatctcgcccctgaggagttgcagctggactaattaccaaagagtagGAACAGGCCTGCCTTAATAGAGCACAGCTGTGTCCAATAAGGCCTGCTCTTAACAGGGTGCAGCTGTGTCCAATAAGGGTGGTCCAGTAAGGATGGGTGTTATAAAAGAGTGGATTAGCTGGTCAAGGGGGAGTTGGAGtcaggtggctgctgctgtgaggagtAAGGGTCAGGTGTTTGTGCTAGGGACAGAAAGGGTTAGGTGTTTGTGCTAGGGACAGAAAGGGTTAAGTGTGTCTGCTAGGGACAGAAAGGGTTAAGTGTGTCTGCTAGGGACAGATAGGGTTAAGTGTGTCTGCTAGGGACAGATGGGGTCAGATGTTCATATTAGGAGCAGTAAGGGTTAGTATGTCTGCTAGGGACAGATGGGTCAGGTGTTCATATTAGGAGCAGTAAGGGTTAGTATGTGTGCTAGGGACAGATGGGGTCAGGCAGTCATGGTAGGGACAGAAAGAAATCAGCCAGCTGtgtggaagaaagagaaaaggagtgaGTGTTGCAAGGAGCTGCCTGTGAGAACTCAGAGAGCAGGTATGAAAGTCGTGCAGTAAGACAATAAACTGATGGTGAGAGTCAGTTCCTATCCACCGTCGATTGGTGCCAAGCACTGGTGCCAACAACTGGTGGCCTGTACAGGATGAGTTCTGATATGGTGGCTCTTCAGCATTCAGGAGCTTGTGGAACAAGTTAAAGGAATAGCAGACACAAATGGCTTGACTGAAAAGGTCTGTATGATTGTTTTCTTGAAAGAAAGCATAAAGTAGCTGAAACCTATTCAAGAAAGAAGAATTTGGCTCAAAAACCACACAAGATAAGCACTTTTATAACTTTGGCTAATATCCTAAACTAAAGCTATTtgaaaggggtttttttctgagtggCATGAAGAATGAAGAGTAATGCGGTTAAAATGGATTTCCCTTACACAAGTAATATGAAAGGTGACTATTTCATTCATTTAAAATCAAGTCATCCTCCTGCCATTAGAAATCTCAGAGGTTCAGCCTTGTAGAAGGATTTAAAGGTGGCACTTCAACAATAATCGGATTAGAAGGACTTGCATAGCTCCATGGTCtaaaaaagagataaaagaaacCAGAGTTCAAACTTGCCCCAAAGCAAGGCAGTGAGTTGTGTGGTGCAGAATCAACCCACGGTTCTGAGCCGGTGATTTTGGCAATAACCTGAAGCAGGGATGCCTGCAGACTTCAATGGGTACTGGAAAATGGTCAGCAATGACAATTTTGAGGAGTATCTGAAAGCACTGGGTAAGGTTCCCTTCAAACTTCTTGAATGAATAATCAATGCCACCTGTCTTATTCTCGACgtgaatagatttttttcttgtacagTCATGAGTCATTTTTttgagaagtattttttttcagaaatgcacTTTAAGAATTGCCTTAAGCAAAATTGTTTTGCCTTAAGCAGACTCTACTTCTTACCATCTTGAAGCTTACATTAACAGACAATAAACTACATAGCTTGAAGAGGTATGCGGTGGATTCCAAACATTAAAAATCTCCTATTATTtgaaaagcagtaaaatttttatatttaataaagGTTCTATGTAGTACTTAATgcaattttgtggttttgtattTGATGTTGTGTTAGTATCTCTACAGAAATATTGGAGGCCTTATTAACTGTCAAAtagaaattgtattttttataGCTTTCACATAAtaagaaaactgaaatattaaGTTATTTAAGTTATAAGAATTAGGTTACATACTTTTTCTGGATCGGAAGGCTGGTTTGAAAGATTTGGACATCTATTTATCTTTGTTCATTTCAGTTCTCCCTAGAAGCAACAAGCTGCTTCTTGTGGAAGACTTTCCTGGATAAAAAtaactctttttctttttcagatgtAAATGTTGCTGTAAGAAAAATAGCAAACTTACTAAAGCCTGACAAAGAAATCCTTCAAAACGGGGATCATATGATCATTAAAACGCTAAGCACTTTTAGAAACTACATCATGGAATTTGATGTAGGGAAGGAGTTTGAGGAGGATTTATCTGGGGTGGATGATCGCAAGTGCATGGTAAGAAGTAGAACTTCAACAATGGACAAAATGAATATTGATAACCTGAGACCTTTCACAGAACACAGCTTTTAACCATCCTGGTGACTAttcctgaaattatttctgtactTCTCCATTTGCCAAGAGGTACCTACAGTTTTGAGCATGCCTTTAAATTAGAGGAATGCTAATTTTAATCAGGAGCACAAAGCAATTTTATCAATCAGCGAATAATAACCTCAGTGAAGCTGTGCTCATTTATACTGGGATGTTTGTTAGTCAAAATGACATCTAGGGTCACTTCCAGAACCTCTTTAATGAATAAGGTTTTACAGTAGAGGAAATCCACTGAATGCCAGGTCAGGCACTGTTCCTGTGTGAGAATGGCCAAGTGCTTAAAGATCGCCTGGGTGTTCTTATTAGAGTACACACTTAATTAGCCCCCTGGAACAAAtctcactgaaatgaaaatgcaaacaCTGAGGACTTTGTTTTAGAATAGCTCTGTTTTATGAagtctttttgctttttaatttaggACTGATAAATAATCAGTTTACAGAGGAAAAATTTGACAATAGCAAGTTCTCACCTATTAGTTTGGCAGCATGACACTGGCAATATTCTACAGTTGGGAAGTtgacaaataaaagaaaattatctcagGAGGGACTCTAGAGGAGAAATCTCATAAAAGAGAATGAATAGTTTTACATTCTGAAAAAGATAGTGCTATTTAAAACCAATACTTTTCTCTCACACTAAGATTTGCAAATTTGCTTTTGCTCTGATCATGgtaggagagggaaaaaaattgtgaaaaccagagaaaaagaATGGTTGGCTACTGATTGCCTCAGCAACTCCCTCTGTAGTCCTTGTTCCAGAGGGTACAAGT includes these proteins:
- the NMNAT3 gene encoding nicotinamide/nicotinic acid mononucleotide adenylyltransferase 3; the protein is MRSRIPVILLACGSFNPTTNMHMRLFELARDHLHQTGRYQVIEGIMSPVSDSYGKKGLVSARHRLAMAKLALETSDWIRVDPWESEQDTWTETVKVLRHHYNEALRAFKSKEEFTRNKHATESSTGDSLSCQQPVLPELKLLCGADFLQTFKTPNLWKEEDIKEIVGKFGLVCISRAGSDPSQFIQESDLLSKFQHNIFLVREWIQNEVSATQIRSALCRGLSVKYLIPDSVIAYIAQHNVYTAESERRNEGHLLQPLRLQNTTINPLRD
- the RBP1 gene encoding retinol-binding protein 1 isoform X2: MPADFNGYWKMVSNDNFEEYLKALDVNVAVRKIANLLKPDKEILQNGDHMIIKTLSTFRNYIMEFDVGKEFEEDLSGVDDRKCMTTVSWDGDKLLCVQNGEKEGRGWTQWIEGDEMHLLTGPERRCLFFCPVTLYSILTLSSVWVKGSVPAGIINSNLHFSSLCC
- the RBP1 gene encoding retinol-binding protein 1 isoform X1; the encoded protein is MPADFNGYWKMVSNDNFEEYLKALDVNVAVRKIANLLKPDKEILQNGDHMIIKTLSTFRNYIMEFDVGKEFEEDLSGVDDRKCMTTVSWDGDKLLCVQNGEKEGRGWTQWIEGDEMHLEIRVCGVTCKQVFKKVQ